Genomic window (Eubalaena glacialis isolate mEubGla1 chromosome 6, mEubGla1.1.hap2.+ XY, whole genome shotgun sequence):
TTGTAACTCCTGGTCAAAGACCATGAGAATGTGGAATGACCATGGGAATAAGGAATGATGGAATCTTCCAATCCCCATTGCCCACTGCTATATTTGTGTGTATCCCATTCCAGCATGCAGAATCAGGAAGCCTTGCTATGTACACTACAAGGGTAAGAAAGACTTAGATATTTCATTTTTGCCTTTTGTTACGGTGTCACTCATACAGGGAGGCTGTCACTGAGTAAACATGCTTCACTTCTCATGTGAAGAAAGGAGATCTGTATCACTTTACCTTAAAACACATAGCAGAAAGAACTTGATGCAATTCCACACTTAGTTTTGCAAATCTGCTGGCATGAGGAGTCCCAGTAATGGATTTGGATGTGTCCTAGAGTTTATTGTGCCAATATCAATTGAATTAAGACTTCAAACCTTTTCAGAGAACTTCCCATCCTTCATTTCAAATGAATGCACAGACTGCTTTCAGCTACTGAAGTGCTGgccctgaaatgaaaaatgaataccTCCCAGCTAAGGTGGATTGCAGAAACCCACAACATCAGATTTTGATCATGATCcgaactaaatttttttttttttttttttttttagtgtaaacaATGATTTCCACTCTTTCCAGAATTTTACAGTGGGctgtagtggaaagagcactggattaGAACAAGCGTCTTGGATTCTATAAGTTTTGTTTTGTCCCTGTCACTTTATTCCTGTGTAACTAGGCAAGTAGTTTTACCTCCttgaatttcagttttttaatttttattattttttaattttttgtccacaccttgtggcacgtgggatcttagttccctgaccagggattgaacccgaggcccctgcagtggaagcacagagtcttaaccactggacagccagggcaGTCcctctgtttcttaatttttaaaatgacaataattggTTTTGCCAAATAGCTGACCCATCCTGGCACTGGTGGGTGGAATGACATTgttgacaaagaaaaacaaggcATCCTCAGCTCGGAGATGAATTCGCTTCTGGATCAAGAAGTAGAACTGACCAACTGTAACATCAGAAGGCACCAGGTATTTCTTTTTGTCCAGGTCTCCTATCCGAGCTTTGGGAGCCTTTTCTACTATCACCGGGACCCGGTCCAGGTATTTCTTTCGGATCTTCTCGCCCTCAGAGCGGCGCTTCTCAAAAGGATGCTCCTCTTTACACACCAACTTCATCCTCCCGGGAACTGGGCTGGACCGAGCTGGGCTGAGGGAACCCCGGGGGCGCTGGGACGCGGGGcggtgtggggcggggggggggtgaggggggggtGAGGGGCGGGGCGGTGATGGCGGCGACGCGCGGGCTGAAAACTTTTATGTTTAGAACAGTTTGTGTATGTGAATCTACACTTATCATTGCATAGTTTACGAAACTATGTATagatcatataaaaatattatttattatcatataaaatatattattttatactatACTTAGTATAAAAACTAAGTATAGATCAAATATTTCCAATGAAAATTTAGCTTCCAAATTGAGATATTCTGTAAATAAagtacacactggattttgaagactttgtaggataaaaagaatgcaaagttaaaaaaaaaaaaatcaatatgataAACACAAAAGTACCATACAAATACcagttaccattattattattccatctCTTATTCGTAAGGAGATTTGAGGACATATCCAAATTGATTGCATTCTGAAGGGCCTGAGATGCCAAACCTGGACCTTGGTGTGAGGATAACCAGGCCTCCATAGAAACCCCCAAGTGTATATTTCCCAATCATCATTAgattcatgacctctttttttttcttttaaagttaaaatggTGTTAATTCATCAAAAATCTATTAAGTTCTTATTACATCCCGATCCAGTTCTAGGCTCTAAGATACAAAGTCATGTAAGAAGCTTACAATCTTGTAGGCGAAAGGGtccaactagaaaatataaatataaggcAGTAAGTAGGAAGACAGTGTATGGGAAGTTAGGACAACTATGGGAAATTAAGGACAATACCTGTTCTAATTTGAGGTTTTTGAATCTCAAATGCTGAGAAAAAAATACCATCTCCTTTCTTCCTAATAATCGGTTCTCATGGATCCTCTCAGATTTCTCACTACAGTACAGCCAACTTGAATCCCAGTACAGATTTCCAAGGTTCTACaggttcctcccacccccagaagGTTTTAAAACAGATGCAGGAGGAAGCTCACCAAGTGATTAATTTTCATCTCAACTTTCATTATGTTGATAGCATTTTTGAGGGCAAAGGACACACCAGAGCCCTCTGAATGCCAAAAGGAGAATGAGGTTGCTGGCTGAGGGTGTTCTGGATAGGTTAGGAGGTTATGGATGAACTCCATCTCTTCCCGCCTGAGAATTCTGCAGATAGTGTGTTTTATGGGAACCTCTAGTTGGAAGAGAAGTTGCGACAAGGAGAAGGTGCCTCATTTGCAAAAATTCTAATCATGGGAATAGGTGAAAGGGAAGAGGTAATAGAATTAAGAATCCTGATTTATAGCTTGCTGAATAACCACttatagtttaaaaacaaatatgttttaaatatgtaCTCTAAATATGTCATTTTATAATAAGTTGACTTATCATCAAAGCAGAAGTAATAGAGTGTTTCTTTTTACCATCCATTCCTGGAGTCTTCGCTAACGTGTGGCTATGGAGTTGAAAGTAAATCCACAGATACGTTTGTCCCATGTGAGCCACTGATGGTATCACAATGACAAATTCCATGCCCTTACCTTGGAGGTTTATCCACTTTCTGGACCTGAAGTCAGGGAATGAAAACttgtttaaataaaagaaattagacTTGAGAAAAATTAATCAAGCATTTTGGAGATCTCGCAAAGTTTAGTCATAGCATAAATGACGCATGAACTTTTACAGAGAGATTATATGATTGGTGACCCTAAAGTAACCTCCTGTGGGACTCAGGCCCTTCCTCCCCACACTGGTGTCTCTCCTTCCAGGTTTCAGCCATCATCCTTACGGCCACAATAGGAGGAGAGGGACCATGTGTCTTGGAAACTCAGTGATTGTTCTCTCCTCTGTGGCATTCAGGTTACTATTGCTGCATAATCAGTTATCCCCAAATTTAGCGGCTTCAAATGATGGAGTTGCTCACAATTTTGTGAGTCAGGAATTTGTAAGCTGTTAGCTGGGCAGTTTTTGCTTGGGGTTTCTCATGAAGTTGCACTCAGATGTTGATGATGGCTGTAGTCATCTGAAGGCTCCACGGGATTCCCTGCCTAAGATGGTGCACTCATAGGGTTGGCAGTGGAAGCAAACTGTTGTCTAGAGCTCAGCTGGACTGTTGACCAGAATGTCTACATGGAGCTCTCCAGCAAGGCAGTCTCAGGATCATTGTATTCTTACATAACATCTCAAGGTTCTAAACAGTGAATATTCCACCAGCAAGATAAAAGCCACATGGCCTTTTGTGACCTACCCTCACGAATCACACATTACTTCTGCCACAATCTGTTggttacagagaaggaaaaagctCACTCAGATTCAAGGGAGGGGACTTAGACCCCACCTCTTGATAAGGGAGTAGCAAGACTCTAGAAGAATTTATGGAAAAGAAGATATTTTCCATATCTTTGGCCACCTTTGGAAAATACAACGTATCAAAAGTAGTAAAACACTGCTCTGTGTGAATTTCAAGACTGCTTACTATTTCTGCTCTAGAAAGTTCTATGATATTCCCAATGTTGCTTTAgctcattttaaagatttttctagttcttttgatgtttattttttctccttttttggttATGTCTAAAAGAATCACTTAGTGGAATACAATTTGCTGGTTTCAGATATAGGTTAGTCTCCATGTAGAGCTGTGTTATTAACTTGTAGCAGATACACAGTTTGCTAGAAATACTTCCTCCCTTCACTTCCCCACTCCCATCAGGTGACCTGTTTGTCTtcacctgtgacttgctttactgTGATCAGATTGGGTCTGGGAAGGAATTCTAAATGTTCTTCACATTGCAGAGCTCCTGACTCACCATCATGCTCATTTTTGACTTTGGTTCCCCATGCTTGTCTCTCAGAGCCCCTGTCTAGATGCAGAAATACTGTAGTTCAGACTGGCCCATAATTTAGTCTCTGGAGTCTTCACTCATATTTTTGAACCTAAACTTCCTGGGTTGTGCACCTGTGGGCCTCCTTGGACATCTAGGACtcacctgcctctccctccttTAATAACATCCTTGAACTTGATCTCTGGTCTCTGTCCCTATCTTGTGAAACTCTAGTCCTAGATGGATTATTTTAGCAATGGGAGTAGGAAGCCTATTTGTTCATAGTTCTTTCAACAGAGATTTTAAGACCAAATGTTATCTTAATCTAAGATTGCTTTATGATAGCAAAGTATTTTGGATTCTCATGGTTCTCTAGACAGTATGACATGCTGATTAAGAGCTTAGTAGTAAGAATTAGATAATCTAAGATTTTAATAATGGGCATGTTactccctgggtctcagttttatcatctttaaaatgcatACAATATTAGGATCTACAAATTAGGgttgttatgaaaaataaatgagataatcaaGCTCTATAACTTGGTCTAGTAACTGCACTTGGTgaatatccaaatatataatattagtggttgtcatcatcatcaccctcATCATCATCAAGTAGGAGCTTTACTTTTTAGTTTTGTATATCCAACACCTACAGCAATTCCTCTCATATAGTAAGCCCTCAacattgaattaataaatgtgtGTCTGTTGAATCTCTCCAAAGGATAAATTGAATGAAAAATCATAAACTTCTGTCAAAACCAAAATTATTCTGATGGCACATCTAGGTATAAAAAAAGTTATTTCCGCATGATTGATATCATTGAGGTGACTTGGAACATGGGCTATGGGACTGGGGAAGTTGAAAGGAAGAAGGCAGATTCAACGGTGGTGGGAGAAGTCCAGCCAGACTCCTGGAGTGCTGTGTCTTGATACCCGCATATAGGTGGAGGGCATCTGGCCAATCATATTAGATCACCAAAGTTCAATAATACTACAGGGACTGGCAAGAAGAAGTACCGAATGGGGGTGGGCATCCAGGAAGTCTGTCCAGGACCCAATCACAATCAAGGGCCAGGTTCTGGAAAATCCCGGAAAAGGCAGGCAAGGCCTCAGTTCAAACATACTCCGTCTTAGGCTAAGTGCTTAGGCATAAGAGTAGAAGACATGGGCCCAGAATAGCAAGGGCAGCTTGGGAATTAGACTAAAGAATAAGGCTTACAGGTAAATGCTAGATCAGAACAGGACTAGCAGGAAAGTAGAAATACTAAGTCCCAGGAACGTTGAACTAGAGATCAATAAATGTCCCCTGATCAAAATCAAGATTGATTTTAGATCCTGGGGCAGAACTGAGTCCGTAGAGAAAGCCACGTGACCCCAGATATGAGGAAGGAAGATTTGAGGAAACATTGTGTTTTTGAATGAGATTTTTCTTTCACTTCACATCTGCATCAAATCTCTATAAGAACATCATTTCAAACATTCTCTAGGTGGGAGAATGCATGGTGGTAAAAATTAGGAATAATTTACTTTTGCATTGGTTTTTGGCAGTCCATTCCGTGCATTCCCACAGTAACCTgcatgtgtttctctctctctgcctccctctcccttaccctctccctcttttgctttatttatatataattcataatttacataccatcctattcattcattcaaaatatacaaTTAAATGATTTTCAGTATCTTCACACAGTTGTGCAGCCATTACCACAATAAATTctggaatatttccatcaccccgaaaagaaaccccatacccattagcagtcattcctgACCCCATTCCCCCAGCCTCTGACAATCACTAATCTATattgtttctatggatttgcataTTCCAGACAATTCATATAGATTGACTCATACAATGCATGATCTTTTGTGAatagcttctttcatttagcatgttttcttTTCATCCATGGTGTAACATGAATCAGGACTAcatgttttttcatggctgaataatattccattgtataaatatccTACAtgatatttatccattcaacaattgatggatatttgggttgtttctactttttggctattatgaataaataatTCTGTTATGaacatacaagtttttgtgtggacatatgttttcaattctctttggTACATAGATAGGAGTACAATAGATATCTCTCTTTAAAATTCGTTTTAAACAAACTaaggtcatttaaaaattatttcagtgaGTATTTGATAATTGCCTCTTCCATCCCAGGTATTCCTTTTTAGTCCTAgagtacaaaaacaaacaaaatagataaagtacctgccctcatggaatttacatCTCTCCACAAAGCTTTAAGCCCTTGAGAACAAGaactgtaattattttattacctTTCCAATCCACAGTGCCTAACACATTTCTACACAGTAAGTTAATATAAGAAATTATGTATCCACAACTTATGGGAAAAAACTTAAATCAAAACGATAATGTTTAAATAGAATTTGGTTCCTCTCTCACCTACTGAATTGTAGAAACTCCAATCCCTTTCAAATGACTCTAATTTGTTAAGGAAGTTCCCATTTTATGTGTGCTGCTAAATGCAGCTCTCCTGCCTGCTATGAGACATCTACACTTCCGCCCTCCATCTTGGAACGTGGACTTGATGGGAGGCAGGCTCCCACTTTGCTATCCTGATGGCGAAAACAGTTGTGTTTTCCTGCTCAGGGCTCTGAGAATCCCTCCTGATTCCCCTCTGATATGTTCATGCTTCccttacttctttccttctgaatGTCAGCTTGGTCTAAGCTACCTCTTCTAGAGGGAAAAACATCCTCTACTCCACGTGGTTACACACTACAAACACCATATTCTATTACTGAGTATCCATGACCAACCTTTATTCTTAATAGCTCATAGAAATGTTTCTGGCCCTGGGATTTTattgctgctttctttttttccctgaacaCAGGATTGCTGGGTTGGGGAGATCCAATCTGTAGGGCAACATGATCACCATTCACCAGGCTACTCAaaagttttctgtctcttttgagGACAACCAATTATGGAATCAGTTCTGTGCACCTTGAATCTCTATCTTCTCACAATGAATTCCTCCACTTGCTGGTCTTTAGTTGCTCATGCAAACAGACCCTGGAAGGATCCTTCTTACAGAGTCTCCAGACAACAGCAGAAGATCTGAATTATGAGGATGAACCGCTTAAGTCTCAAACTTTGTTTCTGCTGCAGCAGCATTTACTGTAAAATGTGATTTGACAACATTTTGCTCAGTGTCTCTTCTGACCACCAGCATGTGAGTCTATTTCAATTATGCTTTTGTATTTATGATTTTGAAAATAGATTTAGGAGTAGGCCAATAGTTCAGGTAATTTCAGTATGACCTGGCAGCACTCTCAATTTAGTGATTTAATTTGTATCTTATGCAAGTCAGTAAAATGCTCTGAAATTCAAGCTCCTCTTTTGTAAGAAGGAGATTATTTACCAAATAGAGTGATAATgataatagctaatgtttatcGTGTGCTTCTGGGAAGTAGGCAGAATTTTACATCCTCTGTATCTATCAGCTCAAAGACTCTTCACACCAAACTCACGAAATAGCTGCTATTATTGTAAGGTAAAATCATTCTAAATAACATAGTTGGATTATAAAAGAATCATGCTTATTACTTTTAAAGTGAGGCATAGACAGCATTCATTCACTTCACGAAACATTCTATGTGGTTTCGTAAATCATCAATTGTATAGGTAAGACATGCtttcactagaaaaaaaattatatctcttTAGCAAACGGACCCCTTCCATGAATAATCTCCTGCATGTACGACCCCACACATTATTTTGACTTCCACTCAGATCCACACTTCTCACTTTTACTCCACAATTGAATTCCATTCAGGAGATGGACATCAGAGCAAAGAGGTCTGAGAGTAGCAGAGAATACCAGTCTATTAAGGCAGACTGAACTcttgtttattttgaaaagagCAAAAACAACAACTCACTAAATCTGGCCCAGAACCACCCATCTTGTCTCAGTTTCCCACCCAGAATTGGACCAGTGTTCCTGCTCTGAAGATTGCCCCTTGGAATTTTGGTGAAATAGCACATGGAGATAGTATAAGCCCATTTCAGgggatttcttcctttctttctttagtcTTTGCCGTGCGAATTCTGCAACAGGcactggccttttcttttcttttcatacaGCTAGCTGCAGTATTTTCTTCTTGATAGTGAAAAGAGGACCATTTGGTTAGTCATGAACTTGTTCTTATCTGCTTGACTGCATTGCCTTGCTAGCTGCTCTGAGATATATGGCCAGGAATTCAGTTTTGCTTAATGAATTCTGTTCTATGGTTGAAGAAGAGATTAACTAATTTGGTAAGAATTATAAGCACAATGTGTTTGGGCTTCTTTGGAGGGAGAGGGGAGTCAGAAGAATTGTTGATAATCATACATTTTTGCATTAAAATTCTAGTTCATTAAGTAATCAGCATGGGGGTGTCTGATTGGCTGATTAGATGCAGAGGCAAatcatttgttacttttttagGGAAATTTCCACAAAGTGGTTCCACCTAGAGAATTTAAATTAATGTATTATTTCAAATCcatgtatatttatttcaaatCGAGTTATCCTGTAGAACAAAGGACTTGTTTTTTTCATCCAGCACAGGCACGGCTTCCAGGGTGGTGGTAGGATTGAAAACAACCCTCTCCAGGTATTAgttctctccccctttccctctctgtctcccttccgccacccccctctctctctttctctcattttctctctcactgCCCAACCAAAATCCTGCATCCTAAAGTTCCAAGTTTGCCGAAGTCAAAAGAGTCTGGGTTAGTATTACTTACAATCTTCCCTGTTGTTTTTTTCTAGGTCTTTTGACTTTAGTTAAAGTCATTCAGTCCATACGTAGTTCAATGAAGGAGCCTACATTTAACTCAAACTTCAAAAATAAGAAGCGCTAACCAAAGTGGTTCAAGAGCTTCTTGGAAGGGCCTTGGTCACAATCTTGAGCAGTCGTGATGCTAACTTCAACAGATGGGCTGGGAAACCAGATGTATCCCTTCATTCCTCGCTAAGATTTCTTCAAAAGGGCTGCGGGTCAGGCCACAGCTGACTTTTGAGAGGGTTCAGAACCATTCCgcccccccagggaggctcactCTTTCTTATCTGCATACGCCTGAACTAGGATCTTTTCAGAGGCACACAGGAGCTTCCCACCAAGGTTTTGTTTAGAGAGCTGAAAAAGATCACAGTTTGCTAATATCCTGAAGCCTCTGACAACACCGCCCAGGGCCTGAGCCAACACTGCTAGGAAACCACTTAGTACCTCTGCCCCACTTGGAGTCTGGAGGGCAGCTAGTCTACGCAGACCTCACACCCCTGTGTATTTTCAGTCGTTGCCTGATTTTCAAGTCCCTTTGAccatctcccctctcccctaCTCTCAGTCCCACACTTGACTTCTGACTGTCCATTTCTCCCTGCCTTCTTTGGTCGTGGCCTCTGTATTCTCCATTCTATGATACGAAACCCCTCCATTGTAAGCCTCTTCACAAGATGCTCCTGTCCCCTTCTTTCCTTAACTGAAATCTAACAGTCCCCAAGGCCAGCATTTCTCAGGCAGACCTTTTCAGTGAAGAGAAGGCATGCTGGTATCTCCTCCTCCCCTCATTGAATCTTTTACACTAAACCATTATTCTTCTACATGTCAAAAGCTGCCCTTTGGGGCTGATATACACTAGCTATTCACCCTGTTAGTGCCTTTTACTCACCTCCAGTTTGGGCACCTGGACCACATATTTCCTTTTAACTTATCAACTTCTTAACTTCTGCTATTACCCTGAGTAAGTTAAGTATCCATTTAGGCGATCTTTCCGATATGTTTTCCTcacattttccttcatttttaattccCACTCTTCCCTTTTCACTCTGCTGGAACTACCCCTCACACATGGCCATGCTACAGTCCTTGAAATCATCCTGAAATACTCCGTTTCTGAAATCTTAAATGCTGATATCCTGCTCATGGACCAAAACGTTTTACCCTTCCAGCTCCCTTCATCCCTTACTCTCACTGTGCCAATATTGATTTGATACAGGCTTATACCACCTTGACCATTCCATTTTCTGCCATTCAGCCAGCAACTTCCTGTCAAGCCAGACCTGTTACTTCCTAGAACTTCTGGAGCAGTGCATCTCCCCAGTGGAAACCCAACTCTAGCTCAAGTCAATCATCCATCTCCAATGCCCTAAGAACCAGTTTGCTGAGTGCTGCTAGAGAAAAGCACAGCACCGTGTGAAATGGTGCCACCTTGGGTTTGTGGTCTCTCTCCTCATTAGGACCTCACGCTGCTTGACAATCATTCAACAGGATCTTACCAATGCCATGTTCCACAAAACCTAGTTCATGCCTTCTTAACATTCTCCCGGGCCTGATTTTCTGCCTTTCACATTGCCATACTTTCCCTCTGAAACGAAAATGAAATGGTTGTACTGTCCCTATCATTTTCAGGAAAAGATTTTCATATGATGGGGTTGCTCTGAATCGATTTCCCAGGTTTTTATATACTGGCTAACTTAACCCTTCCCACAAGAAAGGACTTTCATCGTCCCTCCCCTGACCAAAATATATCCATGcaagaaacacacacagagaaaaaaagtataaaaaaaaatttaatttaattaaaaaaaattttttaaatatatataagtacTTTCTACACAGTATCTGAGCAGTTAGGAAAGTTTTGTCAGATTCCTGATACCATAATCCTAAGcttatccatttttctgaatatatatgtttaatatatgtttatatatacatatataaaacaatactttaaacaaatatttattaagcatttattataCGCCATTTCCACTAGAAGGTAAGCTCTATAAGATCAGGGACCTGTGTTtcttttattgctattttttatttccagtcCCTAGGGCTTATAACTGTATACAGACCCTAATGTTATTTGAATTTTCAGGGCCTTTCATGAAATATTATTGGAGCAAGTCATATACCTTTTTTTGACATCCTCAGCTatctcaagaggaaaaaaaatcaagtaaccaTAATTGTAGGTTACTTTCCCTTCCTTTGTGGTCTACAT
Coding sequences:
- the LOC133092940 gene encoding gamma-aminobutyric acid receptor-associated protein-like, yielding MKLVCKEEHPFEKRRSEGEKIRKKYLDRVPVIVEKAPKARIGDLDKKKYLVPSDVTVGQFYFLIQKRIHLRAEDALFFFVNNVIPPTSARMGQLFGKTNYCHFKN